The proteins below come from a single Methermicoccus shengliensis DSM 18856 genomic window:
- the mcrA gene encoding coenzyme-B sulfoethylthiotransferase subunit alpha: MTMVDREQLFKKALEIKFTQEWGENKATEVSTDITSKKAKYLRLGTAQSPRKREFEQYGKEIAAKRGLPGYDPKLHLGGIPLGQRQITPYVVSSTDTLCDGDDLHFVNNAAMQQMWDDIRRTVIVGMDLAHETLEKRLGKEVTPETINHYLEVLNHAMPGAAVVQEMMVETHPGLVDDCYVKVFTGDDELADEIDKRFLIDIDKQFGEEKAAQIKAAIGKTTWQAVHVPTIVVRTCDGATTSRWTAMQIGMSFIAAYRMCAGEAAVADLAYAAKHAALVGMGDMLPARRARGPNEPGGLQFGYLADIVQADRVTDDKVKASLEVVAAGAMLYDQIWLGSYMSGGVGFTQYATAAYTNNILDDFSYYGYEYAVDKYGGPAQAPATLETVKDIATETAIYAIEQYEYFPTLLEDQFGGSQRAAVVAAAAGIATGLATGNSQAGLSGWYLAQYLLKEAEGRLGFFGYDLQDQCGAANVFSYQSDEGLPLELRGPNYPNYAMNVGHQGEYAGIASSGHIGRGDAFVVNPLVKVAFADPLLNFDFTQVRKEFAKGAVREFDRCAGERALILPAK; encoded by the coding sequence ATGACGATGGTAGATAGAGAGCAGCTATTCAAGAAGGCACTGGAGATAAAGTTCACCCAGGAGTGGGGTGAGAACAAGGCTACTGAGGTGAGCACCGACATCACGAGCAAGAAGGCCAAGTACCTGAGGCTCGGAACTGCCCAGAGCCCGAGAAAGCGGGAGTTCGAGCAGTACGGCAAGGAGATTGCCGCCAAGAGGGGCCTTCCGGGATACGATCCCAAGCTCCACCTTGGAGGCATTCCCCTCGGACAGAGGCAGATCACGCCATATGTGGTGTCCTCCACAGACACGCTGTGTGATGGCGATGACCTGCACTTCGTGAACAATGCTGCGATGCAGCAGATGTGGGACGACATCAGGAGGACAGTGATTGTGGGCATGGACCTCGCCCACGAGACGCTCGAGAAGAGGCTGGGCAAGGAGGTGACGCCCGAGACAATCAACCACTACCTCGAGGTGCTCAACCACGCCATGCCCGGCGCTGCCGTGGTGCAGGAGATGATGGTGGAGACCCACCCCGGGCTCGTGGACGACTGCTATGTGAAGGTGTTCACAGGCGACGACGAGCTTGCGGACGAAATCGACAAGCGCTTCCTCATCGACATCGACAAGCAGTTCGGTGAGGAGAAGGCAGCCCAGATAAAGGCGGCCATCGGCAAGACCACGTGGCAGGCGGTGCACGTGCCCACCATCGTAGTGAGGACGTGCGATGGTGCCACCACATCCAGATGGACGGCCATGCAAATAGGCATGTCCTTCATCGCAGCCTACAGGATGTGTGCTGGTGAGGCAGCCGTCGCCGATTTGGCATATGCCGCCAAGCACGCAGCCCTCGTGGGCATGGGCGACATGCTTCCAGCAAGAAGGGCAAGGGGACCCAACGAGCCCGGTGGACTGCAGTTTGGGTACCTCGCGGACATCGTGCAGGCAGACAGGGTGACGGACGACAAGGTCAAGGCATCACTCGAGGTCGTGGCCGCTGGTGCGATGCTGTACGACCAGATATGGCTCGGCTCGTACATGTCGGGTGGTGTGGGCTTCACGCAGTATGCCACCGCAGCATACACCAACAACATCCTCGATGACTTCTCGTACTACGGATACGAGTACGCTGTGGACAAGTATGGTGGACCCGCACAGGCACCAGCCACGCTCGAGACCGTGAAGGACATCGCCACAGAGACCGCGATATACGCCATCGAGCAGTACGAGTACTTCCCGACCCTGCTCGAGGACCAGTTTGGTGGGTCCCAGAGGGCTGCGGTGGTGGCGGCTGCTGCGGGCATCGCCACTGGTCTCGCCACAGGAAACAGTCAGGCTGGCCTGTCTGGATGGTATCTCGCCCAGTACCTGCTCAAGGAGGCAGAGGGCAGGCTCGGGTTCTTCGGATACGACCTGCAGGACCAGTGCGGTGCAGCCAACGTGTTCTCCTATCAGTCCGACGAGGGACTGCCCCTCGAGCTCAGAGGGCCCAACTACCCCAACTACGCCATGAACGTGGGGCACCAGGGCGAGTATGCGGGCATCGCATCCTCTGGCCACATCGGACGGGGAGACGCATTTGTGGTGAACCCGCTGGTGAAGGTGGCATTCGCCGACCCTCTGCTGAACTTCGACTTCACGCAGGTGAGAAAGGAGTTCGCAAAGGGTGCAGTGAGAGAGTTCGACAGGTGCGCTGGCGAGAGAGCTCTCATACTGCCAGCCAAGTGA
- a CDS encoding galactose-1-phosphate uridylyltransferase — MSELRRHYFLDEYCIIATERQKRPTDFKRLQHASKPAKCPFCPGNEHMTPPASAVYMPDGRVLQDSDGHRVRGWSIRCMPNKFPALSPSPTPPRGSPFCVRAGYGFHEVIVETPRHDASPATLDDGEVELLMKVYAERCAHYLSMPGIEYVSLFKNFGMEAGASLSHTHTQLIAMPLLAPKVAGEMRAYGAGCPMCAVLDREADVRVVREDEHFKVLSPYCAKVPFEMWVVPKRHAASLQGLSHGELVALGRALRHVLRRLHDVVGDVPYNYMFFQHPSDGRYHMYIRIAPKLSITAGFELGTDVYINVVSPEDAASYLRG, encoded by the coding sequence ATGAGCGAACTCAGAAGGCACTACTTTCTGGACGAGTACTGCATCATCGCCACCGAGCGACAAAAAAGGCCCACTGACTTCAAGAGGCTCCAGCACGCCTCCAAGCCCGCAAAGTGCCCCTTTTGTCCGGGAAACGAGCACATGACCCCTCCAGCGTCGGCGGTGTACATGCCAGATGGCAGGGTGCTGCAGGACAGCGATGGGCACAGGGTGAGAGGGTGGAGCATACGGTGCATGCCCAACAAGTTTCCAGCCCTCTCCCCGTCCCCCACACCACCCAGAGGGAGCCCCTTTTGCGTGCGGGCAGGATACGGCTTTCACGAGGTGATAGTGGAGACCCCCCGGCACGATGCGAGCCCTGCAACGCTCGATGATGGGGAGGTGGAGCTGCTCATGAAGGTATATGCCGAGCGCTGTGCCCACTATCTCTCCATGCCCGGCATCGAGTACGTCTCACTGTTCAAGAACTTCGGGATGGAGGCTGGAGCCTCGCTCAGCCACACCCACACCCAGCTCATCGCCATGCCCCTTCTCGCCCCCAAGGTGGCAGGGGAGATGAGGGCGTATGGGGCAGGATGTCCGATGTGTGCCGTGCTGGACAGGGAGGCCGATGTGCGGGTGGTGCGGGAGGATGAGCATTTCAAGGTGCTCTCACCCTACTGTGCCAAGGTGCCCTTCGAGATGTGGGTGGTGCCAAAAAGGCACGCTGCCAGCCTGCAGGGGCTATCGCACGGGGAGCTCGTGGCGCTCGGAAGAGCGCTGAGACATGTCCTGAGGCGCCTGCACGATGTGGTGGGGGATGTGCCATACAACTACATGTTCTTTCAGCATCCCTCGGACGGCAGGTACCACATGTACATCAGAATAGCCCCCAAGCTCTCCATCACGGCTGGGTTTGAGCTTGGCACAGATGTGTACATCAACGTGGTGAGCCCAGAGGATGCAGCCAGCTACCTTCGGGGCTGA
- a CDS encoding ribbon-helix-helix domain-containing protein, with product MERVTIRLPRQQVEMLQLMVDVGDYPSVSEAIRAAIRKLIDERADRVMERLKELSEMA from the coding sequence ATGGAGCGCGTTACCATAAGGCTCCCAAGACAGCAGGTAGAGATGCTGCAGCTCATGGTGGATGTCGGAGACTATCCGTCCGTAAGTGAAGCAATCAGGGCGGCCATTAGAAAGCTGATAGATGAAAGAGCTGACAGAGTGATGGAGAGGCTGAAGGAACTCTCCGAGATGGCTTAA
- the mcrG gene encoding coenzyme-B sulfoethylthiotransferase subunit gamma, with translation MAYEPQYYPGNTSVAQNRRKHMSGNVEKLREISDEDLTAILGHRAPGSDYPSTHPPLAEMGEPDCPIREIVEPTPGAAAGDRIRYVQWTDSMYNAPATPYWRSYYAAINHRGVDPGTLSGRQIVEARERDVEVYGKMSIETEMTCPALAGLRGATVHGHSCRLQEDGVMFDMLDRRRLEGGTIIMDKDQVGVPLDRKVDLGKPMSEEEAAKRTTIYRVDNVPFRSDSEVVEWVQRIWELRTRYGFQPQ, from the coding sequence ATGGCTTATGAACCACAATATTATCCAGGAAACACGAGTGTTGCCCAGAACAGGCGAAAGCACATGTCGGGCAACGTTGAGAAGCTGAGGGAAATCTCGGATGAGGACCTCACAGCAATTCTCGGGCATAGAGCCCCGGGAAGCGACTACCCCAGCACTCACCCACCACTCGCAGAGATGGGTGAGCCGGACTGTCCCATAAGGGAGATAGTGGAGCCCACTCCGGGCGCTGCTGCCGGGGACAGAATAAGGTATGTGCAGTGGACAGACTCGATGTACAATGCACCAGCGACCCCATACTGGAGGTCGTACTATGCGGCAATCAACCACAGGGGCGTTGACCCGGGCACGCTGTCTGGAAGGCAGATAGTGGAGGCACGTGAGCGGGATGTCGAGGTGTACGGCAAGATGAGCATCGAGACGGAGATGACCTGCCCAGCACTCGCTGGGCTCAGGGGCGCCACGGTGCACGGACACTCGTGCAGGCTGCAGGAGGACGGCGTGATGTTCGACATGCTGGACAGGAGAAGGCTGGAGGGTGGCACCATCATAATGGACAAGGACCAGGTGGGCGTGCCACTCGACAGAAAGGTCGACCTTGGAAAGCCCATGTCCGAGGAGGAGGCAGCCAAGCGCACCACGATATACAGGGTGGACAACGTGCCCTTCAGGAGCGACAGCGAGGTCGTGGAGTGGGTGCAGAGAATATGGGAGCTCAGAACGAGGTACGGATTCCAGCCGCAGTGA
- the ftsZ gene encoding cell division protein FtsZ, translated as MDSMILDALRYAEKEKELRCSIDIDGAVEGLNGCGQAVIKVIGCGGAGNNTLNRLSELGVDGAELIAINTDVQHLQMIRADKKILVGTKLTKGLGAGGDPEKGKKAAESAQEKLKEHVRDADLVFITAGLGGGTGTGVAPVVANLARECGAIVVGMVSIPFMVERERLIKAEMGLHNLRRACDTVIVLDNQKLLKLVPHLPVEQAFSVMDQIISETVRGISETITRPSLINLDFADVKAVMSCGDTSMMLVGEGKGSNKAEDVVKNALSNQLLEVDAQGAKGALIHITGGPDLTLEEANSIAESLTYELDAEANVIWGARLREDYEDKVRVLAILTGVRSPQIMGRKTHNTYAGSRLDVVEEEARSAQPGSTAHPPRRASKRSVIQTLIDVV; from the coding sequence ATGGACTCGATGATTCTGGATGCATTGAGATATGCAGAAAAGGAAAAGGAGCTTAGGTGCTCCATCGATATCGATGGAGCTGTGGAAGGACTGAATGGCTGCGGACAGGCAGTCATAAAGGTCATCGGGTGTGGCGGGGCTGGAAACAATACACTCAACAGGCTGTCCGAGCTCGGGGTGGATGGTGCCGAACTCATAGCCATCAACACCGATGTTCAGCACCTGCAGATGATACGTGCCGACAAGAAGATTCTGGTTGGCACCAAGCTCACCAAGGGTCTGGGCGCTGGAGGAGACCCAGAGAAGGGCAAGAAGGCGGCAGAGAGTGCTCAGGAGAAGCTCAAGGAGCACGTGAGGGACGCCGACCTCGTGTTCATCACCGCCGGCTTGGGAGGAGGCACGGGCACTGGAGTGGCACCTGTGGTCGCCAACCTCGCAAGGGAGTGCGGAGCCATTGTGGTGGGGATGGTGAGCATACCGTTCATGGTGGAGAGGGAGAGACTCATAAAGGCAGAGATGGGGCTTCACAACCTCAGAAGGGCGTGTGACACGGTCATCGTGCTGGACAATCAGAAGCTGCTCAAGCTCGTGCCACACCTGCCAGTGGAGCAGGCGTTCTCGGTGATGGACCAGATAATCTCTGAGACCGTCAGGGGAATAAGCGAGACCATCACCAGACCCTCTCTCATCAACCTCGACTTTGCGGACGTGAAGGCGGTGATGAGCTGCGGGGACACCTCGATGATGCTGGTGGGTGAGGGCAAGGGCTCCAACAAGGCAGAGGACGTGGTAAAGAACGCCCTGAGCAATCAGCTGCTCGAGGTGGATGCACAGGGTGCCAAGGGAGCGCTCATACACATCACTGGAGGACCAGACCTCACCCTCGAGGAGGCGAACTCAATAGCCGAGAGCCTTACCTACGAGCTGGACGCCGAGGCAAACGTCATCTGGGGCGCAAGGCTCAGAGAGGACTACGAAGACAAGGTGCGGGTGCTTGCCATACTCACGGGCGTGCGCTCACCTCAAATCATGGGCAGGAAGACCCACAACACCTATGCGGGCAGCAGGCTGGACGTGGTCGAGGAGGAGGCGAGGAGCGCACAGCCAGGGAGCACTGCGCACCCGCCCAGAAGGGCGAGCAAGAGAAGCGTCATACAGACGTTGATAGACGTGGTATAG
- a CDS encoding cobyric acid synthase, which translates to MVLSEQQRIMVLGCASHVGKSIVVTALCRIFAKRGVDVVPFKSQNMSLNSWVTREGGEMGIAQAIQAWAAGVEPSVHMNPILLKPKGDAISQVVVQGKPFADVSAGDYYMSVDEMMEFVLDSVQRLSSHELMVIEGAGGAAEINLYERDIANIRIARALKPTIILVGDIERGGVFASLYGTWMLLPEDIRPLVKGFIINKLRGDPTLLGDGPRMIEELTGMQFLGVLPHTRLNIPSEDSVSIEDKRGGPRADVDIAVIRLPRISNFTDFEPLERVASVRYVDLHESLGSPDVVILPGTKNTVDDLAQLWSSGMAERVLEAARKGIPVIGICGGYQMLGRRVVDVGVEGKAGIHEGLGLLDVSTVFDAYEKRTVQVEKTITGDGPILGRVKGMKVRGYEIHMGKTTSTRPAFEDDGCISEDGLVIGTYLHGLFDNACMVDALMGHVCEKKGIPPVCRPNDDDPFDELARLFEEHIDMDKLYSMIA; encoded by the coding sequence ATGGTGTTGAGTGAGCAACAAAGAATCATGGTGCTGGGATGCGCCTCGCACGTGGGAAAGAGCATTGTGGTCACGGCGCTGTGCCGCATCTTTGCAAAGAGAGGGGTGGACGTGGTGCCCTTCAAGTCCCAGAACATGAGCCTGAACTCGTGGGTGACCCGTGAGGGTGGGGAGATGGGTATCGCACAGGCGATACAGGCATGGGCTGCAGGGGTGGAGCCCTCGGTGCACATGAACCCCATCCTGCTAAAGCCCAAGGGTGATGCCATCTCGCAGGTGGTGGTGCAGGGTAAGCCCTTTGCAGACGTGTCGGCTGGTGATTACTACATGAGCGTGGACGAGATGATGGAGTTCGTGCTCGACTCTGTGCAGAGGCTGTCCTCCCACGAGCTAATGGTGATTGAGGGTGCGGGCGGGGCTGCCGAGATTAACCTGTACGAGCGCGACATAGCCAACATAAGAATTGCAAGAGCCCTCAAGCCCACCATCATCCTCGTGGGAGACATCGAGAGGGGTGGGGTGTTTGCCAGCCTGTATGGCACGTGGATGCTCCTTCCAGAGGACATACGCCCCCTCGTGAAGGGGTTCATAATCAACAAGCTGAGGGGGGACCCCACGCTTCTCGGGGACGGACCTCGCATGATAGAGGAGCTCACGGGCATGCAGTTTCTGGGTGTGCTGCCCCACACGAGGCTCAACATACCCTCTGAGGACTCGGTGTCCATCGAGGATAAGCGAGGGGGCCCGAGGGCAGACGTGGACATCGCCGTGATAAGGCTTCCCCGCATATCCAACTTCACGGACTTCGAGCCGCTGGAGAGAGTGGCATCCGTGCGCTATGTGGACCTGCACGAGAGTCTGGGAAGCCCCGATGTGGTGATACTGCCGGGCACCAAGAACACGGTGGACGACCTTGCGCAGCTGTGGAGCTCTGGCATGGCAGAGCGGGTTCTGGAGGCTGCGAGGAAGGGCATCCCGGTGATTGGCATCTGTGGTGGATACCAGATGCTGGGAAGGCGCGTCGTCGATGTGGGCGTGGAGGGCAAGGCGGGCATCCACGAGGGGCTCGGGCTGCTGGATGTTAGCACGGTGTTCGACGCCTACGAGAAGCGCACCGTGCAGGTTGAGAAGACCATCACTGGAGATGGTCCCATACTGGGCAGGGTCAAGGGCATGAAGGTGAGGGGCTACGAGATACACATGGGCAAGACCACCTCCACGAGGCCCGCCTTCGAGGACGACGGGTGCATCAGCGAGGATGGGCTCGTGATTGGCACGTATCTGCATGGGCTGTTCGACAATGCGTGCATGGTGGATGCGCTCATGGGTCATGTGTGTGAGAAAAAGGGCATACCCCCTGTGTGCCGTCCGAACGATGATGATCCGTTTGATGAGCTTGCGAGGCTGTTCGAGGAGCACATCGATATGGATAAGCTATACAGCATGATAGCATAG
- the mcrD gene encoding methyl-coenzyme M reductase operon protein D, which yields MPQDAQKEAVQIEIFPKRLLFPETAQKLLSRIVELEGIERMVILGEKLPAYVPSGPATGLPVEHRERKVIKVGDEVFELTVQVGRIRLELGSRDLIEQIREICDETLPFGYILREGLFFPKKPTVTDYAKLGPDADEKLLGMTDPKQRARLEGLTVIGRKDEEER from the coding sequence ATGCCGCAAGACGCCCAGAAGGAAGCAGTGCAGATCGAGATATTCCCAAAGAGGCTGCTCTTTCCAGAGACCGCCCAGAAGCTGCTCAGCCGCATCGTCGAGCTCGAGGGCATCGAGAGGATGGTCATCCTCGGCGAGAAGCTGCCCGCCTACGTGCCCTCTGGACCTGCCACAGGGCTTCCAGTGGAGCACCGCGAGCGAAAGGTGATCAAGGTCGGCGACGAGGTGTTCGAGCTGACCGTGCAGGTGGGCAGGATAAGGCTGGAGCTGGGGAGCAGGGACCTGATAGAGCAGATTAGGGAAATCTGCGATGAGACGCTTCCGTTTGGTTACATCCTGAGGGAGGGGCTGTTCTTCCCCAAGAAGCCCACAGTCACGGACTATGCTAAGCTGGGCCCTGATGCGGACGAGAAGCTGCTGGGAATGACGGACCCCAAACAGAGAGCAAGGCTCGAGGGGCTCACCGTCATCGGGCGAAAGGATGAGGAAGAGAGGTGA
- the mcrC gene encoding methyl-coenzyme M reductase I operon protein C, whose translation MIGRETQCVDCRQGMGLGVGGGLAQRGTLSETGRPDVVAIAMSPGRRHITKPVCEITHGLRREGIQVSVLVLNAGAGIPEEKGKPARGSKFGLTAREFEQIERHKVALIHLGNVRAHVVSKAKLILSHAAVPAIIACQIPVDFEDFAKEGVPTVVVKPLPDRVETKGYVAAIVSGIVRGQTCPRRKINEIVRHIRRILEEQES comes from the coding sequence ATGATTGGAAGGGAGACGCAGTGCGTTGACTGCCGTCAGGGCATGGGGCTCGGTGTGGGAGGAGGGCTTGCCCAGAGGGGCACGCTGTCCGAGACTGGAAGGCCCGATGTGGTGGCAATCGCGATGTCTCCCGGAAGAAGGCACATCACCAAGCCCGTGTGCGAGATCACGCATGGACTGCGCAGAGAGGGAATACAGGTGAGCGTGCTGGTGCTCAACGCGGGCGCTGGCATCCCAGAGGAGAAGGGAAAGCCAGCGAGGGGCTCCAAGTTCGGGCTCACGGCGCGTGAGTTCGAGCAGATAGAGCGCCACAAGGTCGCGCTGATTCACCTCGGCAACGTCAGGGCACACGTGGTCTCGAAGGCAAAGCTCATCCTGAGCCATGCAGCAGTTCCCGCCATCATCGCCTGTCAGATACCCGTGGACTTCGAGGACTTCGCCAAGGAGGGAGTACCCACAGTCGTGGTAAAGCCCCTTCCAGACAGGGTGGAGACCAAGGGGTATGTGGCGGCAATCGTGAGCGGCATCGTGAGGGGTCAAACCTGTCCAAGGAGGAAGATAAACGAGATCGTTCGACATATCAGGAGGATACTCGAAGAACAGGAATCTTGA
- a CDS encoding metallophosphoesterase, with protein sequence MNVLVMADTHLTEARLPRSIAVQLDEADACIHAGDLVSMSFYEALEGQVPVYAVCGNSDDDEVRSLLPEHRVFVLGGVRIGVVHSVGDWQPEQASRYRALEMGVDVLVYGHLHRPLLSRSKVLTICPGSPTYPRMSEPSVVWLHIHEGNVYVKVVPIGKPACEYLNFSKFGGNGVE encoded by the coding sequence ATGAACGTGCTGGTGATGGCGGACACTCATCTCACAGAAGCCCGCCTTCCACGCTCAATCGCAGTGCAGCTCGATGAGGCAGATGCGTGCATCCATGCGGGAGACCTCGTGAGCATGTCGTTCTACGAGGCTCTTGAGGGGCAGGTGCCCGTGTATGCAGTGTGCGGCAACTCGGACGACGATGAGGTGCGCTCGTTGCTTCCAGAGCACAGGGTGTTTGTGCTCGGGGGCGTGAGAATAGGGGTGGTGCACAGTGTCGGGGACTGGCAGCCAGAGCAGGCATCCCGATACAGGGCGCTCGAGATGGGCGTGGACGTGCTGGTGTATGGCCACCTGCACCGCCCCCTGCTCAGCCGCTCCAAGGTGCTCACCATATGCCCTGGGAGCCCCACGTATCCCCGCATGAGCGAGCCCAGCGTGGTATGGCTGCACATCCATGAGGGAAATGTTTATGTGAAGGTCGTGCCAATAGGAAAACCAGCTTGTGAATACCTCAATTTTTCGAAGTTCGGGGGCAATGGTGTTGAGTGA
- the mcrB gene encoding coenzyme-B sulfoethylthiotransferase subunit beta gives MSDKVDIYSDRGKLLASDVDIMDLAPTRNRAIRTIIHDTKRTAAVNLGGIEKALANGRIGKVKKIPGKEMKLDIVANAERLAERVKELVQVNEGDDTTVEVLAGGKFLKVQVPSARLESGAEYVSSITASAAAITQAIIELFDVGIFDACMVKAAVWGDYPQTIGLNGGNVSSILEIPQKDEGLGFTLRNIMANHIAAITQRNAMNAAALSSILEQCGEFEMGNAIGMFERHQLLGLAYQGLNANNIVYETVKEQGKSGTIGTVVHSIVERALEDGVISVDKVAPSGYKFYKANDVMLWNAYAAAGSLAATMVNCGAARAAQCVSSTLLYFNDLLEKETGLPGCDYGKVQGTAVGFSFFSHSIYGGGGPGVFNGNHIVTRHSRGFAIPCVAAAVALDAGTQMFSPEMTSAVVGTVYGSIPEFREPIKTVAASL, from the coding sequence TTGTCTGACAAGGTGGACATATACAGTGACCGAGGGAAGCTTCTTGCGAGTGACGTGGATATAATGGACCTTGCGCCAACCAGAAATAGGGCAATAAGGACCATCATCCACGACACGAAGAGAACTGCAGCCGTCAACCTCGGTGGAATTGAGAAGGCCCTTGCCAACGGGAGAATTGGAAAGGTAAAAAAGATCCCCGGCAAGGAGATGAAGCTCGATATCGTAGCCAACGCCGAGAGGCTTGCAGAGAGAGTCAAGGAGCTCGTTCAGGTCAATGAGGGGGATGACACAACAGTCGAGGTGCTGGCAGGAGGTAAGTTCCTTAAAGTGCAGGTGCCGAGTGCGAGGCTCGAGAGCGGCGCTGAGTACGTGTCCAGTATCACTGCGTCTGCGGCAGCCATCACCCAGGCCATCATCGAGCTGTTTGATGTGGGGATATTCGATGCCTGTATGGTGAAGGCAGCCGTGTGGGGCGACTATCCTCAGACGATTGGTCTCAATGGTGGAAACGTATCCTCCATCCTCGAGATACCCCAGAAGGATGAGGGTCTTGGCTTCACCCTGAGGAACATCATGGCAAACCACATCGCAGCCATTACGCAGCGAAATGCCATGAACGCAGCCGCGCTCTCATCCATTCTCGAGCAGTGCGGTGAGTTCGAGATGGGCAATGCCATCGGCATGTTCGAGAGACATCAGCTGCTCGGGCTTGCCTATCAGGGCCTCAACGCAAACAACATCGTGTACGAGACCGTGAAGGAGCAGGGCAAGAGTGGAACAATCGGTACTGTGGTGCACTCCATCGTGGAGAGGGCGCTGGAGGACGGCGTGATATCTGTGGACAAGGTGGCTCCATCTGGATACAAGTTCTACAAGGCGAACGACGTGATGCTCTGGAATGCCTATGCCGCCGCTGGCTCGCTCGCTGCCACGATGGTGAACTGCGGTGCCGCAAGGGCTGCCCAGTGCGTGTCCTCCACACTGCTGTACTTCAACGACCTGCTCGAGAAGGAGACAGGGCTTCCGGGCTGTGACTATGGAAAGGTGCAGGGCACTGCCGTCGGGTTCTCGTTCTTCAGCCACTCCATCTATGGTGGTGGTGGTCCTGGTGTGTTCAACGGAAACCACATCGTGACGAGGCACTCCAGAGGCTTCGCCATTCCGTGCGTGGCTGCTGCCGTGGCCCTCGATGCGGGCACGCAGATGTTCTCACCAGAGATGACCTCTGCGGTCGTCGGAACCGTGTATGGCTCGATACCAGAGTTCAGAGAGCCCATCAAGACCGTGGCGGCGTCCCTCTAA
- a CDS encoding ArsR/SmtB family transcription factor, whose translation MESDPVLQELEELKRDVGNLNDTLVRIRYEDFKRVVCTQIQLVLAEHTRMLFDTKMGEWSSSSVCTLRDRCEKEMKRAVDEATHAYLMDDVNGALQVLDGIKSLLSANDAPCADPMCSKLATLLIHDVRMLIQLSEAICSKLEGTHTSEPLKHTPEEISSILSPLSHPIRIGILRLLERQSSSFSDISRALGLKSGHLQFHLGILRDAGYIRKSGRGVYAITQRGTTALQGAERLMESLR comes from the coding sequence ATGGAATCCGACCCGGTACTCCAAGAGCTCGAGGAACTCAAAAGAGATGTGGGCAACCTCAACGATACGCTTGTCCGCATAAGGTATGAGGACTTCAAGAGGGTCGTGTGCACCCAGATTCAGCTCGTGCTCGCTGAGCACACCCGCATGCTCTTTGATACCAAGATGGGAGAGTGGAGCAGCTCTTCGGTATGCACGTTGAGGGACAGATGCGAAAAGGAGATGAAAAGGGCAGTCGATGAGGCAACCCACGCATACCTTATGGACGATGTGAATGGGGCGCTTCAGGTTCTGGATGGCATTAAAAGCCTGCTCTCCGCGAACGATGCGCCCTGTGCAGACCCCATGTGCAGCAAGCTCGCCACGCTGCTGATACACGACGTGAGAATGCTCATCCAGCTCTCCGAGGCCATATGCTCAAAGCTCGAGGGCACACACACCTCTGAGCCACTAAAGCACACGCCCGAAGAGATTTCCAGCATACTGAGCCCGCTCTCCCATCCCATACGAATAGGAATACTGAGGCTGCTCGAGAGGCAGAGCAGCAGCTTTTCCGATATCAGCAGGGCGCTTGGACTAAAGAGTGGACACCTTCAGTTTCATCTCGGGATACTACGGGATGCGGGATACATCAGAAAGAGCGGGAGAGGTGTGTATGCCATCACCCAAAGGGGGACAACCGCCCTTCAGGGTGCTGAGAGGCTCATGGAGAGCCTGAGGTAA
- a CDS encoding cysteine hydrolase family protein, whose protein sequence is MRANTVLMSAGSLDAEHTMLLIVDMQNDFCKKEGALYSENSEKIIPSISRLLEVFREAGAPVGFTQDWHEPDDVEFGRWGPHCVEGSWGAEIVDELAPLEMELVFKKTRYSPFYDTDIHEHMLDLEIERAVVCGTLANVCVLHTACDMMMRGVDVVVPVEAVAALSDYDMGYALYHMGEVFTAHICSVDEIGLQ, encoded by the coding sequence TTGAGAGCCAACACCGTGCTCATGAGCGCTGGCAGCCTTGATGCAGAGCACACGATGCTGCTCATCGTGGACATGCAGAACGACTTCTGTAAGAAAGAGGGAGCCCTGTATTCCGAGAACTCCGAAAAAATCATACCCAGCATAAGCAGGCTGCTCGAGGTGTTCAGAGAGGCGGGCGCCCCAGTGGGATTCACGCAGGACTGGCACGAGCCCGATGATGTAGAGTTTGGCAGATGGGGTCCCCACTGCGTGGAGGGGAGCTGGGGAGCCGAGATAGTGGATGAGCTCGCACCACTCGAGATGGAGCTGGTGTTCAAGAAGACGAGATACTCACCGTTCTACGACACCGATATTCATGAGCACATGCTCGACCTCGAAATCGAGCGTGCGGTGGTGTGTGGAACGCTCGCCAACGTGTGCGTGCTGCACACCGCATGCGACATGATGATGAGGGGCGTGGACGTGGTCGTTCCCGTGGAGGCGGTGGCAGCCCTATCCGACTACGACATGGGCTATGCGCTGTACCACATGGGTGAGGTGTTCACCGCCCACATATGCTCAGTGGATGAAATCGGTCTGCAGTAA